A window of the Streptomyces griseochromogenes genome harbors these coding sequences:
- a CDS encoding argininosuccinate synthase → MTERVVLAYSGGLDTSVAIGWIAEETGAEVIAVAVDVGQGGEDLDVIRKRALACGAVEAEVADARDEFADEYCLPAIKANALYMDRYPLVSALSRPTIVKHLVAAAQKHGATTVAHGCTGKGNDQVRFEAGIVALAPDLKCIAPVRDYAMTRDRAIAFCEEKRLPIATTKKSPYSIDQNVFGRAVETGFLEDIWNAPIEDIYEYTQNPAVTREADEVIITFEEGVPVAVDGKPVTVLQAIQQLNERAGAQGIGRIDMVEDRLVGIKSREVYEAPGAIALITAHQELESVTVERELARYKRQVEQRWGELVYDGQWFSPLKRALDGFIDEANRHVSGDVRMTLHGGRAVVTGRRSESSLYDFNLATYDTGDTFDQAAAKGFIDIYSLSSKIAAKRDLA, encoded by the coding sequence GTGACCGAGCGCGTCGTACTCGCCTACTCGGGCGGTCTGGACACCTCCGTCGCCATCGGCTGGATCGCCGAGGAGACGGGCGCCGAGGTCATCGCCGTCGCGGTGGACGTAGGCCAGGGCGGAGAGGACCTGGACGTCATCCGCAAGCGCGCCCTCGCCTGCGGTGCCGTCGAGGCCGAGGTCGCGGACGCCAGGGACGAGTTCGCCGACGAGTACTGCCTCCCGGCGATCAAGGCGAACGCCCTCTACATGGACCGCTACCCGCTGGTCTCCGCCCTCTCCCGGCCGACGATCGTGAAGCACCTGGTCGCCGCCGCCCAGAAGCACGGCGCCACCACGGTCGCCCACGGCTGCACCGGCAAGGGCAACGACCAGGTCCGCTTCGAGGCCGGCATCGTCGCCCTCGCCCCCGACCTGAAGTGCATCGCGCCGGTCCGCGACTACGCGATGACCCGCGACAGGGCAATCGCCTTCTGCGAGGAGAAGCGGCTCCCGATCGCCACCACCAAGAAGTCCCCGTACTCCATCGACCAGAACGTCTTCGGGCGCGCGGTCGAGACGGGCTTCCTGGAGGACATCTGGAACGCCCCGATCGAGGACATCTACGAATACACGCAGAACCCGGCCGTGACCCGCGAGGCCGACGAGGTGATCATCACCTTCGAGGAGGGCGTCCCGGTCGCGGTCGACGGCAAGCCCGTCACCGTCCTGCAAGCCATCCAGCAGCTCAACGAGCGTGCCGGCGCCCAGGGCATCGGCCGGATCGACATGGTCGAGGACCGCCTCGTCGGCATCAAGTCCCGCGAGGTGTACGAGGCCCCGGGCGCGATCGCGCTCATCACGGCCCACCAGGAGCTGGAGAGCGTCACCGTCGAGCGCGAGCTGGCCCGCTACAAGCGGCAGGTCGAGCAGCGCTGGGGCGAGCTGGTCTACGACGGCCAGTGGTTCTCCCCGCTCAAGCGCGCCCTGGACGGCTTCATCGACGAGGCCAACCGGCATGTGAGCGGCGACGTCCGGATGACCCTGCACGGCGGCCGCGCGGTCGTCACCGGCCGGCGCTCCGAGTCGTCCCTGTACGACTTCAACCTCGCCACCTACGACACCGGCGACACCTTCGACCAGGCGGCGGCCAAGGGCTTCATCGACATCTACAGCCTGTCGTCGAAGATCGCGGCCAAGCGGGATCTGGCCTGA
- a CDS encoding L,D-transpeptidase family protein — protein MRPVVALALVSASVCLLGAAPGREPDPLPARMADTGGGTQLITAEAPATDATSGTLTWWDLRDGQWVEAGSAPARFGANGLVEGGTRKQGTNTTPTGLYDLPFGFGIKAAPSGTRVEYRTVKESSWWCEDNNSSAYNRWVDPLPADCRATESEQMFSYTDQYAYGLVIGFNYERPVHGHGAGIFLHVNGKAATAGCVSVPEDAMRAVLAWADPAAKPHIAIGTASGATATTRY, from the coding sequence ATGCGCCCCGTTGTCGCCCTCGCCCTCGTGTCCGCGTCCGTCTGCCTGCTCGGTGCCGCGCCCGGTCGCGAGCCCGACCCGTTGCCCGCGCGGATGGCGGACACCGGGGGCGGTACCCAGCTGATCACCGCCGAGGCCCCGGCCACCGACGCGACGTCGGGGACTCTCACCTGGTGGGACCTGCGGGACGGGCAGTGGGTCGAGGCCGGCTCCGCACCGGCGCGGTTCGGGGCGAACGGGCTGGTGGAGGGGGGTACGCGCAAGCAGGGGACGAACACGACGCCGACCGGGCTGTACGACCTTCCGTTCGGGTTCGGGATCAAGGCGGCGCCCAGCGGGACGCGCGTCGAGTACCGGACGGTGAAAGAGAGTTCCTGGTGGTGCGAGGACAACAACTCCTCGGCGTACAACCGGTGGGTGGACCCGCTGCCCGCCGACTGCCGTGCCACCGAGTCCGAGCAGATGTTCTCCTACACGGATCAGTATGCGTACGGGCTCGTCATCGGGTTCAACTACGAACGGCCGGTGCACGGGCACGGAGCCGGGATCTTCCTGCACGTCAACGGGAAGGCGGCCACGGCCGGTTGTGTGTCGGTACCGGAGGACGCGATGCGCGCCGTCCTCGCGTGGGCCGACCCGGCGGCCAAGCCGCACATCGCGATCGGAACGGCGAGCGGAGCGACGGCGACGACGCGCTACTGA
- a CDS encoding pyridoxamine 5'-phosphate oxidase family protein, with protein sequence MGKIYERIDGRLRTFIEEQPLFFTATAPLSGDGTVNLSPKGLKGSFAVLDELTVAYLDFAGSNAETIAHLRENGRITLMWCAFQGPPNIVRVHGRGEPVFRDDPRFRELLSHFPDIDPSPHGLRAIIVVHTELVRDTCGYAVPYMAYEEDRDLHGKRFAREDDTSLSTYFTKKEHVAASLDGLPGLPLPLPPSSF encoded by the coding sequence ATGGGAAAGATCTATGAGCGCATAGACGGCAGGCTCCGGACGTTCATCGAGGAGCAGCCCCTCTTCTTCACCGCGACCGCGCCGCTCTCCGGCGACGGTACGGTCAACCTCTCCCCCAAGGGCCTCAAGGGCTCCTTCGCCGTGCTCGACGAACTCACCGTGGCGTACCTCGACTTCGCCGGGTCCAACGCCGAGACCATCGCGCACCTGCGGGAGAACGGGCGGATCACCCTCATGTGGTGCGCCTTCCAGGGGCCGCCGAACATCGTGCGGGTGCACGGCCGGGGCGAGCCGGTCTTCCGGGACGACCCGCGCTTCAGGGAGCTGCTCTCCCACTTCCCGGACATCGACCCGAGCCCGCACGGCCTGCGCGCGATCATCGTGGTCCACACCGAACTGGTGCGGGACACCTGCGGCTACGCGGTCCCCTACATGGCCTACGAGGAGGACCGCGACCTGCACGGCAAGCGCTTCGCGCGCGAGGACGACACCTCGCTGAGCACGTACTTCACGAAGAAGGAGCATGTCGCGGCGAGCCTGGATGGACTACCCGGGCTGCCGTTGCCGCTGCCGCCCTCTAGCTTCTGA
- a CDS encoding sensor histidine kinase codes for MSPVRRLPRPRTLRARLTFGLVVLLAVSCAAVGLAAVVELNGFLTQRLDEQLVQVGTRFPESLEHNGSVPDDHDGDEHGDTRRLATGTFGARLLNGAVTNKGLIRSGDPSAELNVDLSAADRKRLAGVRADGRPHTIGLSALDDYRVVASPGRDGDVLIVGLPLEPVQATVRRLELVAAVVFGLALVVTGVAGAFWVRWSLRPLSRVAATATRVSELPLASGEVALPPRAPEPDARSEVGRVAAAFNRMLGHVEDALTKRHASEERLRRFAADASHELRTPVASVRGHAELALLHPGPVPPEVNRALERIAAESSRMGEMVDDLLLLARLDAGRPLESRPVDLTHLVLDAVTDARAAGPEHGWTLDLPEDPVTVPGDAHRLQQVLANLLANARLHTPVGTKVTVTLATEDGSARLLVHDDGPGIPEDVQPGAFERFTRAEHRRRADASGGGAGLGLSIVAGVVEAHGGSVGLRSEPGSTTFTVRLPAAR; via the coding sequence GTGAGTCCCGTACGACGCCTGCCCCGGCCCCGCACGCTGCGCGCCCGCCTCACCTTCGGCCTGGTGGTCCTGCTCGCGGTGAGCTGCGCGGCCGTGGGACTCGCCGCGGTCGTCGAACTGAACGGCTTCCTCACCCAGCGCCTCGACGAACAGCTCGTCCAGGTCGGCACCCGGTTCCCGGAGAGCCTGGAGCACAACGGGTCGGTGCCCGACGATCACGACGGCGACGAACACGGCGACACCCGCCGCCTGGCCACCGGCACCTTCGGCGCCCGCCTGCTGAACGGCGCCGTCACCAACAAGGGCCTCATCCGCTCCGGCGACCCGTCCGCGGAGCTGAACGTCGACCTGTCCGCCGCGGACCGCAAGCGGCTGGCCGGTGTGCGGGCCGACGGCAGGCCCCACACCATCGGCCTCTCCGCCCTGGACGACTACCGGGTCGTCGCCTCCCCGGGCCGGGACGGGGACGTCCTGATCGTCGGCCTCCCGCTGGAGCCCGTGCAGGCGACCGTCCGCCGCCTCGAACTGGTGGCCGCCGTCGTCTTCGGCCTGGCCCTGGTGGTGACCGGCGTGGCGGGGGCCTTCTGGGTCCGCTGGTCGCTACGGCCGCTCAGCAGGGTCGCGGCCACCGCCACCCGGGTCAGCGAGCTCCCCCTGGCCAGCGGCGAGGTGGCCCTGCCGCCCCGCGCCCCGGAACCCGACGCCCGCAGCGAGGTCGGCCGGGTGGCGGCGGCCTTCAACCGCATGCTGGGCCATGTCGAGGACGCCCTGACCAAGCGCCACGCCAGTGAGGAGCGGCTGCGCCGCTTCGCCGCCGACGCCAGCCACGAGCTGCGCACCCCGGTCGCCTCGGTCCGCGGACACGCGGAACTGGCCCTGCTCCACCCCGGCCCGGTGCCGCCGGAGGTGAACCGCGCCCTGGAGCGCATCGCCGCCGAGTCCTCCCGCATGGGCGAGATGGTCGACGACCTGCTCCTGCTGGCCCGGCTCGACGCGGGCCGCCCGCTGGAGAGCCGGCCGGTCGACCTGACGCACCTGGTCCTGGACGCGGTCACCGACGCCCGTGCCGCGGGCCCCGAGCACGGCTGGACCCTCGACCTGCCCGAGGACCCGGTGACGGTCCCGGGCGACGCCCACCGCCTCCAACAGGTGTTGGCCAACCTGTTGGCGAACGCGCGTTTGCACACGCCCGTCGGCACCAAGGTGACGGTGACCCTGGCGACCGAGGACGGTTCGGCCCGCCTTTTGGTCCACGACGACGGTCCCGGCATCCCCGAGGACGTCCAGCCGGGCGCCTTCGAACGCTTCACCCGGGCGGAACACCGCCGCCGGGCGGACGCCTCCGGCGGCGGTGCCGGGCTGGGGCTGTCGATCGTGGCGGGCGTGGTGGAGGCGCACGGGGGGAGCGTGGGCCTGCGGAGCGAGCCCGGGTCGACGACGTTCACGGTCCGGCTGCCGGCCGCCCGGTAG
- a CDS encoding response regulator transcription factor has product MNTTRSGRPAVTRPDGTPLRVLVVDDDPDLAEVLTGALRYEGWEVRAAGDGASALSAARELLPDAVVLDVMLPDTDGFAVLRRLHEVKPDVCVLFLTARDAVEDRIAGITAGGDDYVTKPFSLEEVVARLRGLLRRAGMARQQEEGPRLTVGDLVMDEEAREVTRAGELIELSPTEFELLRFLMRNPRRVLSKAQILDRVWSYDFGGRAHVVELYISYLRKKVDAGREPMIHTVRGAGYVLKPVSR; this is encoded by the coding sequence ATGAACACCACCCGCTCCGGCCGCCCCGCCGTCACCCGCCCCGACGGCACTCCGCTGCGCGTCCTCGTCGTGGACGACGACCCCGACCTCGCGGAGGTGCTCACCGGCGCCCTGCGCTACGAGGGCTGGGAGGTGCGCGCGGCCGGCGACGGCGCCTCCGCGCTCTCGGCCGCGCGTGAGCTGCTGCCCGACGCCGTCGTCCTGGACGTGATGCTCCCGGACACCGACGGCTTCGCGGTGCTGCGCCGGCTGCACGAGGTGAAGCCGGACGTGTGTGTGCTCTTCCTCACGGCCCGTGACGCGGTCGAGGACCGCATCGCCGGCATCACGGCGGGCGGCGACGACTATGTCACCAAGCCCTTCAGCCTGGAGGAGGTCGTCGCCCGGCTGCGCGGACTGCTGCGTCGCGCGGGCATGGCCCGGCAGCAGGAGGAGGGGCCGCGGCTGACCGTGGGCGACCTGGTCATGGACGAGGAGGCCCGCGAGGTGACCCGGGCCGGCGAGCTGATCGAACTCTCACCGACCGAGTTCGAACTCCTCCGCTTCCTCATGCGCAACCCGCGCCGCGTCCTCAGCAAGGCCCAGATCCTCGACCGGGTCTGGTCCTACGACTTCGGCGGCCGGGCCCATGTGGTCGAGCTGTACATCTCCTACCTGCGCAAGAAGGTGGACGCGGGCCGCGAACCCATGATCCACACGGTGCGCGGCGCGGGCTACGTCCTGAAGCCGGTGTCCAGGTGA